One region of Seriola aureovittata isolate HTS-2021-v1 ecotype China chromosome 15, ASM2101889v1, whole genome shotgun sequence genomic DNA includes:
- the LOC130182518 gene encoding chromatin complexes subunit BAP18-like, producing the protein MTSASAKVGEIFSAAGAAFTKLGELTMQLHPVSDSSPAGAKWTETEIEMLRLAVRRFGDDLNNISTVIKERTVAQIKSTVKRKLYEDSRVPISSESPKKTVKKSAAAMTPAPTPSAPAMIAVPTSQVVVATGMQSSPSLAPPIKKQKTADVTLSALNDSDVNSDLVDIEGLGDSSSSKKLNFDQESLNLDSSLIMNSSDLPLLSR; encoded by the exons ATGACGTCAGCATCTGCTAAG GTCGGGGAGATTTTCTCAGCAGCTGGAGCCGCCTTCACCAAACTGGGAGAGTTGACCATGCAGCTGCATCCGGTGTCCGACTCCAGCCCTGCAgg AGCCaaatggacagagacagagatcgAGATGCTTCGATTGGCCGTCCGTCGATTCGGAGACGACCTGAACAACATCAGCACTGTGATCAAAGAGCGAACTGT AGCTCAGATAAAGAGCACGGTGAAGAGGAAGTTGTACGAGGACAGCAGAGTCCCCATTTCCTCTGAGTCCCCGAAGAAGACCGTCAAGAAATCTGCTGCCGCCATGACGCCGGCGCCCACTCCCTCCGCCCCCGCCATGATCGCCGTGCCGACCTCGCAGGTTGTCGTGGCAACGGGTATGCAGAGCAGCCCCTCGCTGGCCCCGCCCATCAAGAAGCAGAAGACGGCAG ACGTGACCCTCAGCGCTCTGAACGACTCGGATGTGAACAGTGACCTGGTCGACATCGAAGGACTCGGCGACAGCTCGTCCAGCAAGAAGCTCAACTTTGACCAAG AGAGCCTCAACCTGGACTCAAGCCTCATCATGAACTCCAGtgacctccccctcctctcccgctga